A genomic region of Raphanus sativus cultivar WK10039 chromosome 6, ASM80110v3, whole genome shotgun sequence contains the following coding sequences:
- the LOC130496086 gene encoding uncharacterized protein LOC130496086, with amino-acid sequence MQQLNLKQRTRGSKIAIEVEVPTMAESTVKLTTKDLKSLLQPITNVLPRGQKLIFKEVLELAGNASKHLKVKRITPRNLQLVIRGDEELDTLIKGIIAGGGVIPHIHKSLILTVGTSLSCGGITRLINRWLNAPSQYVLPTFDE; translated from the exons ATGCAGCAATTGAATCTGAAGCAAAGAACAAGAGGAAGTAAAATTGCAATAGAGGTCGAAGTTCCAACAATGGCGGAATCCACTGTTAAGCTCACAACCAAAGACCTCAAATCTCTTCTTCAACCAATCACCAACGTTCTTCCTCGTGGTCAGAAACTCATCTTCAAAG AAGTTCTTGAGTTAGCTGGAAACGCAAGCAAACATCTGAAAGTGAAGAGGATAACTCCACGGAATTTACAGTTGGTGATCAGAGGAGATGAGGAGCTTGACACGCTCATCAAAGGAATCATTGCCGGAGGTGGTGTGATCCCACACATCCACAAGTCTCTCATTCTTACAGTGGGGACTAGTCTCAGTTGCGGTGGCATTACACGCTTGATAAACAGATGGCTAAATGCACCATCACAATACGTATTACCTACCTTTGATGAATGA
- the LOC108832310 gene encoding LOW QUALITY PROTEIN: protein FREE1 (The sequence of the model RefSeq protein was modified relative to this genomic sequence to represent the inferred CDS: inserted 2 bases in 1 codon; deleted 3 bases in 2 codons; substituted 5 bases at 5 genomic stop codons): protein MSSGRDSSAKIVRAVPKAYMQKYATGGVHKFHIIXTCRQTTTDVLCEVGLVGLRILHQSTSLTLRICPLENITRCDEXESHLFSFYPQTRFLYYAFLVXKVKHIRLQSNSYTTNTLLNNCNVSAKDVVGSSRPPVGLAKLVEYSTQKKKELGAWMNIIKLLNEEKDHWVXFFGFFGYNCRNSGDVFYDKCTQSRIALTAKENAPQVHVCDRCMVEVSQRLSNAKESATRNVSVQSYGDLARKLQEEIEKNRMSSSGSRKGSGRLXRXMKEVACPTCTVTVHLQVQVPISGSETIECGCND, encoded by the exons ATGTCTTCAGGTAGAGATTCCTCTGCCAAGATCGTCAGAGCTGTCCCCAAGGCCTATATGCAGAAATATGCCACTGGTGGTGTCCACAAGTTTCACATCAT AACCTGCAGACAGACCACAACTGATGTTCTTTGTGAGGT TGGTTTGGTTGGCCTTCGTATACTTCATCAAAGTACTAGTCTAACATTGAGGATATGTCCTCTTGAGAACATCACAAGATGCGAC GAGTAAGAGTCACATCTTTTTTCCTTCTATCCACAAACTAGATTCCTCTATTATGCTTTTTTGGTCTAAAAAGTTAAACATATCAGACTGCAATCAAATAGTTACACCACCAACACACTTCTGAACAACTGCAATGTTTCAG CCAAAGATGTTGTAGGAAGTAGCAGGCCTCCCGTC GGCTTGGCAAAGCTAGTCGAATATTCTACtcagaagaagaaagaattGGGTGCTTGGATGAACATTATAAAACTTCTAAATGAGGAGAAAGATCATTGGGTatgattttttggtttctttggaTATAACTGCAGGAATTCTGGTGATGTGTTCTATGACAAGTGTACTCAAAGTAGGATTGCTTTAACTGCAAAGGAAAATGCTCCCCAAGTCCATGTCTGCGACCGGTGCATG GTAGAAGTGTCTCAAAGGTTGAGTAATGCCAAGGAATCTGCTACCAGGAACGTAAGTGTGCAGAGCTATGGAGACCTCGCTAGAAAGTTAC AAGAGGAAATAGAGAAGAATCGCATGTCTTCATCTG GTTCGAGGAAAGGCTCTGGGAGGCTC TGAAGGTAGATGAAAGAGGTAGCTTGTCCAACATGTACAGTAACAGTGCACTTACAG
- the LOC130495777 gene encoding uncharacterized protein LOC130495777 — translation WIIKIQVVPSNKVHRKEKKESKKHKNVKSIKQLYLPTKKVSDESEQLERSCLTEKNVNNHHVGYSSDGSQNSNKRRREASPANIKATPAVSKPLRIRFVFKKPSKEAEVFLPREDRLCSTSGTDQPSIVSSSSVSAHDENLVSTSLENDKTAVPSESKKKKKHRISKETRYSSLFDEPVLPCILMEVDDDNNSDDWLLGARRHNNARMNEQDMVSNMHKSGDSCFPSPQFLPDVEIFSLPYTVLF, via the exons TGGATTATAAAGATACAAGTAGTACCTAGTAACAAGGTGCACCGCAAAGAAAAGAAGGAGAGCAAGAAACATAAGAACGTGAAATCAATTAAACAGCTATATCTACCGACCAAAAAAGTGTCTGATGAGTCTGAACAGCTCGAGAGAAGTTGTTTGACAGAAAAGAATGTGAACAATCACCACGTTGGTTATTCATCTGATGGTAGCCAAAACAGTAACAAGAGAAGAAGGGAAGCTTCTCCTGCTAACATCAAAG CGACACCTGCCGTTAGTAAGCCTCTACGGATACGCTTTGTCTTCAAGAAACCTTCTAAAGAAGCTGAGGTTTTTCTTCCTCGAGAGGATCGTCTTTGCTCCACTTCAGGGACTGATCAACCTAGCATAGTATCAAGTTCTTCTGTCTCAGCTCATGATGAGAATCTTGTTTCAACTTCTCTTGAGAATGACAAGACTGCAGTTCCTTCtgaatcaaagaagaaaaagaaacataggATTAGCAAAGAAACTCGGTACAGTTCATTGTTTGATGAACCGGTTCTTCCCTGCATTTTGATGGAGGTAGATGATGATAACAACAGCGATGACTGGCTTCTTGGTGCAAGGCGGCATAACAACGCTCGTATGAATGAACAAGACATGGTATCTAACATGCACAAGTCAGGAGATTCCTGTTTCCCTAGTCCCCAGTTTTTGCCTGATGTGGAGATTTTTTCATTGCCATACACAGTCCTGTTTTAG
- the LOC108832309 gene encoding rac-like GTP-binding protein ARAC4: MSVSRFIKCVTVGDGAVGKTCMLISYTSNTFPTDYVPTVFDNFSANVVVDGNTVNLGLWDTAGQEDYNRLRPLSYRGADVFLLAFSLISKASYENIAKKWIPELRHYAPGVPIILVGTKLDLRDDKKFFIDHPGAVPITTNQGEELKKLIGSAVYIECSSKTQQNVKSVFDAAIQVVLQPRKQKKTKKKNRCAFL; the protein is encoded by the exons ATGAGCGTGTCAAGGTTCATAAAGTGTGTTACTGTCGGAGATGGCGCCGTCGGAAAAACGTGCATGCTTATTTCTTACACCAGCAACACTTTCCCTACT GACTATGTTCCAACTGTTTTCGACAACTTCAGTGCTAATGTGGTTGTTGATGGCAACACTGTCAACCTTGGCTTGTGGGACACAGCCG gTCAAGAAGACTACAACAGGCTACGACCTCTGAGTTACCGTGGCGCAGATGTTTTCCTTCTTGCTTTCTCCCTCATCAGCAAGGCTAGCTACGAGAATATCGCCAAGAAG tGGATTCCTGAGCTCAGGCATTATGCTCCTGGTGTTCCCATTATCCTCGTTGGTACTAAACTTG ATCTTCGAGATGATAAGAAATTCTTTATAGATCATCCCGGTGCAGTTCCCATTACTACAAACCAG GGAGAGGAGCTGAAGAAACTGATTGGGTCTGCGGTCTACATTGAATGTAGTTCAAAGACACAACAG AATGTGAAGTCAGTGTTTGATGCGGCCATACAAGTGGTTCTTCAGCCACGAAAACAGAAGAAGACTAAGAAAAAGAACCGTTGCGCCTTCttgtga